CTCGATCGAGGCCGCACGCGCGGGCGAAGCCGGCGAAGGCTTCGCCGTCGTCGCCGACGAGGTCAAGGATCTGGCCGAGGAGTCACAGTCGTCGGCCGACGACATCGCGACGATCATCGAAGACGTCCAGTCCCAGACCGAAGACCTCGTCGACGCCATCCACGAGGCGAACTCGGACGTGGAATCGGGAGCCGACGCCGTCGAGGACGTTGTAGACAGCCTCGAAGGGATTCACGATCGGGTCGAACAGACGAACGCGGGCGTCGCCGAGATCACCACTGCGGTCGAAGAGCAGGCCGAGAACGCGGAGTCCGTCAGTGCGCTCGTCGAGGACACCTCGGCCATGACCCAGCAAGTCGTCGCCTCCATCCAGCAGATCTCGGCCGCGACGAACGAACAGGCCACCGCCACGGACGACGTGGCCAACACCGCCCAGGAACTGAGCGTCATGAGCGAGGACGTGTTCGAACTGGTCGATACCTTCCGGCTCACCGACGACGAGAACGCGAACGTCGACGAACTGGACGACGCGATCGACGTCTGATCCGCCAGCGACGCTCGCCGATCACGTTCCGTCCGACGAGTTTCTCGCGAAGGCCTCGCTGGCGTTCAGCGCGCGCTCCCACGCGCTGTCGTTCATCGACGGCGGTTTCGTCACCTCGCCGGTGGACCACCCGCCGCCGTCTCGGCCCCTGACGTACTCGACGTGTTTCAGGAATCCGTCGTGGGAGACCAGCACGGTGTAGTCCCGGGACCTCGGAATCGCGACCGTCACCTCGTACCGAACCTCCAGGTAGCAGTCCGTCGTTCGGTTGCCACCGGAGCCCCGAACGTCGATCCGGAACACGTCGCCGCCGAGGTCGTCGACGGTCGCGGTGACGGTGCCGTCGGCCGCGGCGACCGGGATCGTCTCGTTCACCGTGACGTACGTGGTATCGCCCGACGTCCGCGTGTTCCAGCCCGCGTACTGACGTTGATGCGTCCCGCAGGTGGCGTTGCTCGCGTCGAAGTTCGTCACTGCGGCTCCGTCGCCCTCGGATTCGCCCTCCGTGAATCCGACCCCCGTCACGGCCAGTCCGAGCAGGAGGAGGAGGACGAGAGCTGCGACGAGGACGACGGCGACCCCGACGAGCCGTCCGGACCGGTCTGGCTCGTCGAGCAGGTTCGAATCGATTGGCATCTACCGGTCCGGGGGACCCGGACACTAAATAGCTGGCTGAACGGGAGATCGGCGCGTCGAGCAGGGGGAAGTCGTCGGACCCCGGCTCACGTCCACCGATCCAGGCCGGTCTGGACGGTCGCGTCCGCGATGCGGCCCAGGCCGCGCTCGACCTCGTCGGCGGCGACGCCCCACTCGTCGACGACGAACGCGCGGGCGGCGTCGATGTCGGGGGTGATCTCCGGATCGAAGGACGCGTCCTCGGCCACGGGCGGGTCCAGAAAGAGGTCCCTGACGCGGTCGGCGTTCTCGACGTAGACGTCTCGCGCCTCGAAGACGCCCCAGAGGTCGCCGTGGTCACGGACCGCCTTCACGGCCGTCTTCGGGCCGATGCCCGAGACGCCCTCGTTGAAGTCCGTCCCGCAGAGGATGCCGACGTCGACGAGTTGCTCCCAGGTGAGGTCGTGTTCGGCGAGCGTCGCGTCGAAGTCCATGCACTCGGGATCCCCCGAGGAGGTGAGCTGTCGGAGCGTCAGCGGCGAGCCAAAGAGGAGCGCGTCGTAGTCCTCCGTGCCGGCGTAGTCGACGGTCCCGGCGCGAGCCATCCGTGCGGCCTGGGCCTCGCCCTCCGCGGGCGCGTCGACGACGGGCACGTCCAGCAGGGCGAGCAGTTCACGGGTCGTGTCGACGATGGTATCGGTGAGCCGTTGCGTGCGGGAGTCGAGTTCGGCCACCTTCACGGAGTCGCCGGCCTCGCGGGCTTCCTCTAACTGGGCCTCGTACTTCTCGCGCTGTTCACGTCGCTTCTCGACTTCGTCTTCCTTGAGATCCGTGACGCCGCCGTCGAAGACGAACACGGGCGTCACGTCGTGTTCGAGGAACTTCGGGAGCCCCTGGAGCACGCCGATGAGGTTCGCGACCTCCTCGCCGTCGGCGGTGGTGTAGGCCGAATCGCGGGTGAACTTCACCGTCGTCGTCAGGTAACGGTACAGCCAGTTGTGGGCGTCGACGGCGACGATCGACCCGGCCAGGTCGTCGTAGGCGACCTCCTCGATGACCGCGAGATCGCGCAGATCTGCGTTTCCCATTGGGACGCTGTTACGGCGGCCACCGCTTGAATCTCCCGACCGGCGACACGCGGTTCAGTCGTCGTCGGGGCGGACCGACTCGAGAACGGCCGGCGGCTCTGCCCCCGCTCGCTCCCGCAGAAATTCCGCCTCCGTCTCCGAGAGGTCGCGCTCGCGGTACGCGTCGAGGCCGGCCTGGTAGGAGTCGCGGGTGCGCTCGCCGGGCCAGGCCAGCACCAGTTCGGCGATGCCGGTCTGCTCTCCCGTGTAGGCGAAGCCCGCCTTCGACAGCGCCTCGAAGGCGAAGGGGTTGTTGACGGCGATCCGAACCCGTTCGTACCCGCGGTCGCGGGCGCGTTCGGTGGCGAAGCGGCACACGCGCGGGCCGATCCCCTCGCCGCGGTGGTCCTCGCGGACGGTGACGTAGCGGAGCCAGAGGGCGTCGGGGTCGGTTCGGTCCTCGTTGAACGCGACGGCGGCGACGATCGCGTCGTCCTCGCGGGCCACGGCCTTCCCCGTGGCGGACATCACGAACTTCCCGGCGTAGCTGAACCGCCGGTAGTCTAGCCGAAGCGTCGGCCCGTCCGGCGGCCACCCGAGCAGTTCGTACTCCATACCGGCCCGAGGGTCGGCAGGCGTTTGTAGGCTTCCCCACAGCGCTGAAGGACGCGGGCCTGGTACAGTCCGTATGAAATCAGACGGGGGTGACGCGAGCGCGGTGGACGGTCCGGGCCGCATCGGCGACGTCGGCATCTTCGACCGGGTCGCCCGGCTGTACGACCTGAAGCCGTCGACGCGGCGGCGCAAGATCGAACCGGCGCTCGACCTGGCCGAGCGGGAGATCGCTCGCGTCCTCGACGTCGGCGGGGGGACCGGCCAGGGAGTCCGGGCGCTAGACGTTCCCACTGGCGTCGTGGTCGACGCGGCGCCGGGGATGCTCGCCAGGGCCAGAGACCGCGGCGTCGACGGAATTCGGGGTGACGCCGCACGTCTCCCCGTCGCCGACGATGCGGTCGACGCCGTGTTGATTCTGGACGCGCTCCACCACATGGCTCGTCCCGCGGCGGTGCTGGAAGAGGCGGCTCGCGTCCTCCGACCCGGTGGCGTGCTGGTCTGTCTGGAGTTCGACCCGACGACGGTCCGCGGGCGGGCGCTCGTGGCCGCCGAGCACCTGTTCGGGTTCGACTCTCGCTTCTTCGCGCCGGGCGACCTGGCCGCGATGGTTCGCGCGGCGGGGCTCTCGGCGTCGATCCCTCGCGGAGGCTTCGAGTACACCGTCGCTGGGGTCGCGTAGGAAGTCGGGACACACAAGTCCGCCCGCTCCGAAGGACGGGCAATGAACGCGCTCGACTGGGCCCGGCGTCGCGTCGATCCCGCGGCCGCGACGGCGGTGTTTCTGGCCGGCGACCTGCTGGCAATCGCCGTGTTCGTGCTGATGGGCGAGTTGAGTCACGGCTACGGGCTCGCGGACGCGGCCCGGATCGCCGGCACCTACGCGCAGTTCCTGCTCGGCTGGCTCGCCGTCTCGGTGCTGGCCGGGGTCTACGCCGGCGACTACCGGCGCCGGTTGAGGCGGTCGACCGGACTGGTCCTCGGCGCGTGGCTCGGGGCGGTCCTCGTCGCGCAGGCGCTCCGGTCGACGGCGGCGTTCCCGGGCAACGCGGCGGTCTCCTTCGCCGCAGTGGCCTTCTTCGTCGGCGGCGTGTTGCTGGTGACCTGGCGGCTGACCCTGGCCCTCGTCACGTCGCGGTTGCGGTCGACGGCACCCGCGTGACGAGGTAGGCGCCCAGGCCCGCGGCGACCGTCGCCAGCCCCGCGAGGACCACGAACAGCGTCCCGGCCGAGAAGTACGTCAGGATCGCCCCGGCGATGGAGGCACCGAGGGCACCGATCCCGAACACGCCCAGGTAGGTGAACCCGTAGGAGAGCCCTCTCGCGCCCGGCGGCGTGTACTCCGCGACGCTGGCCTGGTAGAACGGCTGGACGAAAAAGAGGAAGAAGCCGAGTAGCGCGGCGATCCCGAGCAATCCGGCGAGGCCGAGGCCGGCGACCGGCAGGAAGAGGACGCCGATCACTGCCAGCGCGCCGAAGCCGGCGAGGATGCCGTACTCGGGGCGCCCGCGGTCGGTCAGCTTCCCGGCGACGAACTGGCCGAGGACCCCGACCATCAGCAGGCCGACGTAGACGTAGTCGCCGGGCTCGTAGGTCTCCGACCCGATCTGGATCGGGGCGAGCGAGGGCACGTCCCGCAGCAGTTCGGGCAGGAAGGTCAGGACGCCGCGGTAGTACAGCCCGGAGCAGAGCGTGACGACGAAGACGATGGCGAACGCGCCGGCGAACAGCACCTTCGACTGCGAGAGGAACTCACCGAGCGAGGAGACGCCGTCCGCGCGGCCGTCGCCGTCGTCGCCCCCGTCGGTGGCCGTGACGGCCGCCCGTTCGTCGATGTCCGCCCGGAAGGCGAAGAGGGCGGCCGCGGCGGCCGGAATCGCCAGCAAGGCGACGACGACGCGCCAGTCGAAGGCGATCAGGAGGAGGATCGTCACCAGCGGGCCGACGGCGATACCGACGTTGCCGGCCATGCCGTGGTAGGCGAAGGCGCTGCCGCGCTGTTCGACGCCGCGGCTGATCAGCGAGAGGCCGGTGGGGTGGTAGACGCTGGCGGCGACGCCCCACAGCGCCATGGCCAGGCCGATGACGACGGGCGTCGGGGAAACGGCCAGGACGAGGAAGGAACCGCCCATACCGAGGAGGCAGACGGTGATGAGCAGGCGGGCGTCGAGCCGGTCGACCAGGACGCCGCTGGGAATCGCGCCGAGGCCGAACAGGGCGAAGCCGACGGTGACGAGCGCGCCGAGCGTCGCGGCGTTGACCGGGAACTGCGTCACGCCGAGGTCGATGACCGAGAACTCGGCGAGCCAGATCGGGATCAACACCGGGATCGACAGCTCGTAGGTGTGGACCATCGCGTGCGCGACCGTCACGAGACCGACGATCGACCGATCGTTACTGTTCACGGACGACGTGTTCGACGGTGCACCGCTTCAACGCGTCGGTCTCCGCAGTCCTGGCGTCACCGATCGAGTCACTACCGTGAAAAATCGCGTAGTCGGCCGCCCGAACGCCACAGCCTCAACACTTCTCGTCGACGGGGATCGACACTGTCGACTGGATCCACGCCTGGTGGTTCTCGCGGTCGTAGATGACGAACTCTTCCTCGCCGATGTCGAGTTCGGCGTACCGCCGGTGTCGACCCTCGCCTGCGTCGTCGTCGGTGTCCGTGTTGTGGATGCTCATGTGTGGAGTCGGCGGCCCTGCGGTCGTCCGCCTCGATTCCATCTTTCCCGACAGCACACATAAGGACTTGCGTTAAATTATCACTCGATATAACGATAGATACCAGTCGTCACCGGATACTGGCCACAATTCTCAACAGTTAGAACCAAATGGGTGTCGGCAGCGACCGATCGCGCTGGGAGTCGGTCCGCCGAATCCAGTCCGGGAGTCGACACGGCGTCGTTTTCGCATCCAGTGGCGTCCCGTCCGGCGATTTTGGCGCTATAAGTTATGAGTTGGATACGCTTGCGTCACGAAAGAACTTCGCAGTAAATATTCAGTGCCTACATCCGATGGGATGGGGTGCATACTGGAAAACATTTATTACCCCACGCATCTTCTATTCGTTCAAGTTATGACGGGATACTACGACTACGTGCTCGGGATCATTCCGGTGTCGGTGGCGGGAATCAGTGCGGCGCTCGTCGCCGCGGGACTCGGCCTGACCACCGCCGTACCCGTCGCGTCGCTGTTCGCCCTCGCGCTGGTCGGCCACGCGATGTTCGTCAACGCGCCGGTCGACGACGCGACCCCCGGCTCGCAGGGCTCCCACGCCCAGGATTCGCCGCAGTTCTCTGCCGACTGATCTTTTCTCCGTCTCAGACTCTCTCCCGTCACTGCTCCGACGTCGTTCGATTCTCCCTCTGGCTTTCGTTCCGCTGTGCCCGTTCCCCTCGATGGCCGCTCCCAGCACACCTTTGAGTCGGTCGGTCGAAGGGAGTCTCATGTCGACACACAAGGAAGCCCTGTTCCTCCGGAGCGACGAACTCGCCGACCTGGCCGCCCCGGCCGACTACGTGGACGCCGTCAGAGAGGGATACAGACAGCGCGGTGAGGGCGCGCCCGCAGAGCCGCGGACCTCGCTCCCCAGCGAGGACCCGCCGGGCTTTTTCACCGGCTACCTCGCCATCCTGCCCGACACGGGCGCGATGGGGACCTACACCTACGGCGCCGGGTTCGGCGCACAGGACGCCCACTTCATGCTCTCGCTGTTCGACTCCGAGAGCGGCGAACCCCTCGCGCTGATGGACGGCGCGAGCATGAACCCCTTCAAGACCGGCGCGGCCGGTGCCGTGGGCATCGACGCTCTCGCGCGCGAGGACGCGACGACGCTCTCGGTCATCGGCAGCGGGTCGCAGGCGCGCGGGCAACTCCGCGCCGCCGTCGAGGTCCGTGACTTCGACCGGATCGACGTCTACTCGCCCACGAAGGAGAGCCGCGAGTCGTTCGCCGCGGAGATGAACGAACTCCTGGACCCCACCGTCGCCGCCGTCGCCTCGAGCGCCGCCGCCGTCGAGGGCGCCGACGTGGTGATCACCGCCACTAGAGCCACCGAACCCGTCTTCGACGGCGACCTGCTGGAGGACGGGGCCCACGTCACCGCCATGGGCCAGTACGCGCCCGACGTGCGCGAGGTCGACGCCGAGACCGTCTCGCGTGCAAAGTACGTTCCCGACCTGCGCGCACGGACGAAGACCGACGCCGGCGCGTTCATGATGGCCCTCGAGTCCGGCGCCATCTCCGAGGACCACGTCCACGCCGAACTCGGCGAGGTCGTCGCGGGCGTCGAACCCGGTCGCGAGAGCGACGAGGACGTCACGCTGTTCGACAGCGGCGGGACGGCGATCGAGACCGTCGCTGCGGCGCACATGCTCTACGAACGCGCCGTCGAGAACGACCTCGGCGAGACCCTGGAGTTCGCCCCCGCCAGTCAGGCCCTGACCGGGAAGTGACTCAGCCGAACCGGCGGGCCAGTTCGTAGGCGACGCCCGCCGGGAGCGTCACCCACAGCACCACCACTCGAAACCGAACTTGGTAGGCCAAGCAGTAGAGCGATACAGAGAGTTTTGGTAACTTGCACCATGGATGGGGTGCTCAACGAGGTCACGAACACGGTGCACAAACACGAGACGGGGAAGTCGAAGTTCGACACGGAGTGTGGCGTCACGTACCACCTCTCGGCGGACGATCTCCGCGTGCTCGGGACGATCGAGTCCGAACTCGACGGGACGAACGCCAGCAGGTGCGGCCGGTGTTTCGACGACGGCGGTGGGTACTAGAGGAAGCCGGCCAGTCCCAGCGCCTCCAGCAACGGGATGCCGCTGGCGACGGCGGCGATCAGATACCCGCCGATCACCCCGCCGTTGAGCAGCGGGAGGCCGGCGTGCGCCCTGCCCTTCAGCACCATCCGCAACAGGATCGCCAGGCCGACGAGCGTCCCGAGCATCGCGCCCAGGGCCGTGACGGGGATCGTCAGCCCGAGGCCGGCGACCGTGGACACTGAATCGGGGGCGAAGAAGGCCGCGCTCGCGACGAGGACCGTCGGGATCACGGCGTCACCGAGGCCGATGAACAGCGCGTCCCGATCCATCGGTTCCTCGGGGTCGGCCTCGTCGCTCTCGTCGTCCGCCGGCGCCGGGGCTTCCTCCCCGCCGTTGTCCGCGGCCTCTCCATCGGCCTCGCCCGTCGGATCCGGCATCTCGGCGTCGAGGAACGAGTACGACAGTGTCAGCGGAACCACGAGCACGACGGGCACCTTCAGCTCCATGACGCCCGACGCGAGCGTCAGCATGTGCTCGGTGCCGTAGACGCTGACGGCGTCGTAGATCGCGAGGACGGTCAACAGCAGGATGGCGGGCAAGAGGCCGAAGCTGATGCCGAACAGGCCCGCCGCGCCAGCGCCCATGACCACGCCGCTGGCGTCGATGACGTACCACTCGGGATGGAGGAGGAGGGCGGCGCCGAGCGCGAGCGCTGCGCCCACGGCGAGGACGTTGAACCCCTGGAAGCGCACGAGGTTCGGGATCACGACGCTGAACACGTACCAGGAGAGGTAGACCCCGGCGAAGACGACGAACCCGCGGATGAGCTGGTCGACCTCGTACTTGATCGCCAGCAGCATGAACGCCGTGGCGACGAGGATCGCTCCGAGGTAGAGGAGGCTGTTCGTCGGGTCCTGCGGGTCCTCGACGGCCTGGTAGCCGGCCGCCTCGAACGGCTGGACCAGCGCCAGCGCCCCCAGCTGCACGAGCAGAAAGATCAGTCCGATGAAAGCGCTCGCGACGAGCGCCCGCGTTCGCTGCTCCATACCGGCCCCTCGCCCGTCTCCGGTTTCAGGATTGCGAAGGCGGCCGATGCGACCCGAACGACGAGTCGTTTACAGGGCGAATATGGTTGCTGGATGTTTAGTGTGTCACTCGAACTGAACGATTAAGTATAAACAGGATTAGTGGGACGATTTCGCATGGTCTGGGAGGTACTAATCGGGTTCGTCCTCATCGTGGCTGGTACCTATCTCGGTTGCACGATGGCCCTTCGGGGGTTTTTCGGCCGAGAGTACTACGATCCGAGAACCGGGGAATCGATAGAGGCTGATGGTGGCTCGAATGACTGATTCTCGTTCGATCTTTGTCCAGGTTTGAGCGGTGGCCGAGAGGAGTCAGGCCACCCGACGAAAAACGTGGCTCACTCTGATGCGTCGGGTTCCAACGGTGTGCGGTCGAGGTGGCCTCCCGCTTCCGATTCCACCTCTCGGGATTCGTAGTACGGGAGAAAACAAAAACAGTCCCGTAATCGTGGCGTATTTCCCGTCCATCTGGCGCGACGGGACTCACCGCGCGTACAGCGCCGATCCCAGAAGCGTCGGGAGCCGAACCCCATCCTCGGGCGAGACGGCGACGTAGGGGCGATCGACCGGGCCGAACACGTCCACGACGCGGCCGATCTCCGTCAGGTTCTCGTCCACGACGGTCGTCCCGAAGTCGGGGTGACCGTCGTCGGGCGAGCGGACCACCGCGAGTCCCTGGGCGGTGCGGACGACTTCGCCGACGCGCTGCATCGTCACGACCGGATCACGTCGAGGTACGCCGCGACCGCGCCCAGCAGATCGCTCTTGGTCGCGTCGTCGGCGTCCTTCACGAGCACCCGGCCGCGAGGCTCGAACTCGCGGGGATACTGCTTGTCGCGTTCGATCACGGCGTCGTAGCCCACCTGCTGGACCGCCTGTGCTATCTCGTCGACCGTCGGATCGGGAACGGCCTGCTCCCGGCTGACCCGACGGCCCTCGGCGCGTGAGCACTCCGCGTCGAGAGCGGCGGGCCAGATGACGTTCTCCACCATGCCAGATTCTCACCGGGCCGCGGATAAGGACCTTTCCGTCCCGGTCGGGCGGTGCGGGCCCCGAGCGCCGGGGGCGTCAGTCCCGCCGACCGACGAGTGCGGTCGCCGCGAGGACGGCGAGCAGCGCAGCGACGACGCCGAAGCCGGGGCCGTCGGCTTCGGTCCCCTCGGTGGACTGCGTCGTCTCGTTCGTCGGTGCCACGTCGGACTCGTTCACCGTCGCGTTCGCCCGGGCCAGCCCCTCGGGGTGCCAGGTCTTCGCGAGTTTCGTCAGCGGCACGGCGACCTTCGGGCCCGGCTGACTGACGAACGTGTAGTCGAGCGCGATCGTCTGATTTTCCCGTACGGCAGTCGTGCCGTTGTAGGGCGCTCGGTCGGGCACCGCCCAGTCGTCCGGGTAGACGATCCACTCGGGGTCTCGGTCGGCCACGATCTCGGGGTTGACCTGTCGATAGCCCTCGATACCGGCCTCGGCGGCGACGTTCACGCCGCCGGCGGCCTCGATCATGTCGTGGATGTGGGTCCCCGAGCCGGTCGTGAAGTCGAAGAAGGCGTAGAGGGCCTGTGGCTTCCCGCTCGCGTTCTCGTGTGCCGTCTGGGCGCGTTCGACCGCGAGCCGGAACTCCGTGGCCTCCGCTCGGGCG
Above is a genomic segment from Halorientalis sp. LT38 containing:
- the fen gene encoding flap endonuclease-1 → MGNADLRDLAVIEEVAYDDLAGSIVAVDAHNWLYRYLTTTVKFTRDSAYTTADGEEVANLIGVLQGLPKFLEHDVTPVFVFDGGVTDLKEDEVEKRREQREKYEAQLEEAREAGDSVKVAELDSRTQRLTDTIVDTTRELLALLDVPVVDAPAEGEAQAARMARAGTVDYAGTEDYDALLFGSPLTLRQLTSSGDPECMDFDATLAEHDLTWEQLVDVGILCGTDFNEGVSGIGPKTAVKAVRDHGDLWGVFEARDVYVENADRVRDLFLDPPVAEDASFDPEITPDIDAARAFVVDEWGVAADEVERGLGRIADATVQTGLDRWT
- a CDS encoding GNAT family N-acetyltransferase; its protein translation is MEYELLGWPPDGPTLRLDYRRFSYAGKFVMSATGKAVAREDDAIVAAVAFNEDRTDPDALWLRYVTVREDHRGEGIGPRVCRFATERARDRGYERVRIAVNNPFAFEALSKAGFAYTGEQTGIAELVLAWPGERTRDSYQAGLDAYRERDLSETEAEFLRERAGAEPPAVLESVRPDDD
- a CDS encoding class I SAM-dependent methyltransferase, with product MKSDGGDASAVDGPGRIGDVGIFDRVARLYDLKPSTRRRKIEPALDLAEREIARVLDVGGGTGQGVRALDVPTGVVVDAAPGMLARARDRGVDGIRGDAARLPVADDAVDAVLILDALHHMARPAAVLEEAARVLRPGGVLVCLEFDPTTVRGRALVAAEHLFGFDSRFFAPGDLAAMVRAAGLSASIPRGGFEYTVAGVA
- a CDS encoding DUF3054 domain-containing protein; amino-acid sequence: MNALDWARRRVDPAAATAVFLAGDLLAIAVFVLMGELSHGYGLADAARIAGTYAQFLLGWLAVSVLAGVYAGDYRRRLRRSTGLVLGAWLGAVLVAQALRSTAAFPGNAAVSFAAVAFFVGGVLLVTWRLTLALVTSRLRSTAPA
- a CDS encoding MFS transporter translates to MNSNDRSIVGLVTVAHAMVHTYELSIPVLIPIWLAEFSVIDLGVTQFPVNAATLGALVTVGFALFGLGAIPSGVLVDRLDARLLITVCLLGMGGSFLVLAVSPTPVVIGLAMALWGVAASVYHPTGLSLISRGVEQRGSAFAYHGMAGNVGIAVGPLVTILLLIAFDWRVVVALLAIPAAAAALFAFRADIDERAAVTATDGGDDGDGRADGVSSLGEFLSQSKVLFAGAFAIVFVVTLCSGLYYRGVLTFLPELLRDVPSLAPIQIGSETYEPGDYVYVGLLMVGVLGQFVAGKLTDRGRPEYGILAGFGALAVIGVLFLPVAGLGLAGLLGIAALLGFFLFFVQPFYQASVAEYTPPGARGLSYGFTYLGVFGIGALGASIAGAILTYFSAGTLFVVLAGLATVAAGLGAYLVTRVPSTATAT
- a CDS encoding DUF7331 family protein; the encoded protein is MSIHNTDTDDDAGEGRHRRYAELDIGEEEFVIYDRENHQAWIQSTVSIPVDEKC
- a CDS encoding ornithine cyclodeaminase family protein yields the protein MSTHKEALFLRSDELADLAAPADYVDAVREGYRQRGEGAPAEPRTSLPSEDPPGFFTGYLAILPDTGAMGTYTYGAGFGAQDAHFMLSLFDSESGEPLALMDGASMNPFKTGAAGAVGIDALAREDATTLSVIGSGSQARGQLRAAVEVRDFDRIDVYSPTKESRESFAAEMNELLDPTVAAVASSAAAVEGADVVITATRATEPVFDGDLLEDGAHVTAMGQYAPDVREVDAETVSRAKYVPDLRARTKTDAGAFMMALESGAISEDHVHAELGEVVAGVEPGRESDEDVTLFDSGGTAIETVAAAHMLYERAVENDLGETLEFAPASQALTGK
- a CDS encoding presenilin family intramembrane aspartyl protease PSH, with protein sequence MEQRTRALVASAFIGLIFLLVQLGALALVQPFEAAGYQAVEDPQDPTNSLLYLGAILVATAFMLLAIKYEVDQLIRGFVVFAGVYLSWYVFSVVIPNLVRFQGFNVLAVGAALALGAALLLHPEWYVIDASGVVMGAGAAGLFGISFGLLPAILLLTVLAIYDAVSVYGTEHMLTLASGVMELKVPVVLVVPLTLSYSFLDAEMPDPTGEADGEAADNGGEEAPAPADDESDEADPEEPMDRDALFIGLGDAVIPTVLVASAAFFAPDSVSTVAGLGLTIPVTALGAMLGTLVGLAILLRMVLKGRAHAGLPLLNGGVIGGYLIAAVASGIPLLEALGLAGFL
- a CDS encoding H/ACA ribonucleoprotein complex subunit GAR1: MQRVGEVVRTAQGLAVVRSPDDGHPDFGTTVVDENLTEIGRVVDVFGPVDRPYVAVSPEDGVRLPTLLGSALYAR
- the srp19 gene encoding signal recognition particle subunit SRP19, whose translation is MVENVIWPAALDAECSRAEGRRVSREQAVPDPTVDEIAQAVQQVGYDAVIERDKQYPREFEPRGRVLVKDADDATKSDLLGAVAAYLDVIRS
- a CDS encoding PGF-CTERM-anchored ABC transporter substrate-binding protein → MNARVLLLAAAVLAVAGAVAVGPATGDASSVDAANGDLVDAEPAAEPNDVAAHAAQDDCSFPVTRTDGTGTAVELAERPERIVALQPSDAQLLWEVGARDRVVGMQKNQYTAYLDGREDVGNISGGGTVERVVGLQPDLVLAANATDAQTVAQLRRTGVTVYHFRRTESLEEIAGNLETVGELVGSCESARAEATEFRLAVERAQTAHENASGKPQALYAFFDFTTGSGTHIHDMIEAAGGVNVAAEAGIEGYRQVNPEIVADRDPEWIVYPDDWAVPDRAPYNGTTAVRENQTIALDYTFVSQPGPKVAVPLTKLAKTWHPEGLARANATVNESDVAPTNETTQSTEGTEADGPGFGVVAALLAVLAATALVGRRD